The genomic segment CATGAGATGACCTTTTCAATGGCCTACGCTTACTCGGAGAATTATGTTCTTCCTTTGAGTCACGATGAAGTCGTTCATGGCAAGGGATCGCTTTTGAGTAAAATGCCAGGTGACGACTGGCAACAATTCGCCAACTTGCGAGCTTATTATGGTTTTATGTATGCACACCCAGGCAAGAAGCTATTGTTTATGGGCAGTGAGCTGGCTCCAAGGACTGAATGGGATCATAATTCTGGGCTGGATTGGACGCTACTGGAATCATCAGCACATAATGGCGTATACCAGACAATCAAGTCGTTGAATCATCTTTACACTACCTCACCAGCTTTGTTTGAGCTTGATAACTCACCGTGTGGATTTCAGTGGATAGATTGTCACAATGGTGAACAGTCGATTCTAAGCTTTGCCCGTTTTGGCAAGTCACGCGCAGACCTGATGGTGGTGGTCAGTCACTTTACGCCGCAGGTTTTGCACAGCTATCGGATAGGTGTGCCCCAGGCAGGCATATATCAGGTCGTGTTCAACTCGGATGATACTGACTTATTTGGTAGTGGCATAGCCCCCGTTGCACATCAACAGCAAATGCTGCAGAGCAAAGCAATTGGTAGCCACGGTTTTGAGCACAGCATAGAAATAACGATTCCTCCGTTAAGCACCGTGTATTTACAGTATTTGGGTACTGACAAGTCATGTTAACGTCGCACCGAGGACAACCAGCTCCGCTAGGCAGCTCTTTGCACGATCAAGGCGTGAACTTCGCCGCATATGCCCCGGATGCGACAGAAGTACAATTGTGTTTGTTTGATCAAAGCGGTCACAGTGAAATAGCCGCGCTAACTATGTATCGTCACGAGGGGGGCTTGTGGTCTGTGTTTGTTTCTCCCTTGCGTGCCGGCGCTTTATACGGCTTCAGGGTCAAAGGGTTATATGAGCCCGATAACGGACACCTGTTTAACCATCATAAGTTGCTGTTAGACCCCTATTGTAAGGACTTTCAGGGCGAGTTTACCTGGAGTGAACGACACTTTTGTCACCTGCCAGTCGGTACATTCAACACAAGCGACAATGCGGTGGATATGCCTAAGTCAAGGGTTGAAGATCTACCTAAATATGACGGTGAAAGGCCCTGTATTCCCTGGTCTAAAACCCTGATTTATGAGTGCCATGTGCGTGGTGCTACACAACAATGTGAGTTTGTGCCGAAGCATCTGCGCGGAAAATTTCTTGGACTGAGTCATAGCAATTTTGTAGCACACCTCGCCAGTTTGGGTGTCACAACACTCGAGCTGCTTCCATGCCATGCATTTATTTCTGAGCAGTTCTTAACTGCCAAAGGATTAAAAAACTACTGGGTTATAACTCGCTGAGTTTTTTTGTGCCTCATAAAGCTTATTTGATTGAAGGACAGATCAGAGAGTTTCAGCAAATGGTACGTGAACTCCACCTTGCAGGGATCGAAGTGATCCTGGATGTGGTTTATAACCATACAGCGGAGGGGGGAATGGATGGCCCAATGTTGTCGCTCAAAGGGCTAAATAACACGGGTTACTATCGCATGGTGGGTGAGCCTGCTAACTATATTAACGATACCGGATGTGGCAACACGCTTAATATTGATGACCCTTTTACCTTAAAACTGGTTGTAGATAGCCTGAGATATTGGGTTGAATATATGGGGGTGGATGGGTTTAGGTTTGACTTAGCAACAATACTGGCACGGACTGAACATGGCTTTACTCAGAAGCATGCGTTTTTACAGGTAATTGCACAGGATCCTGTGCTGAGCAAAGTAAAATTGATTGCTGAACCCTGGGATGTGGGACCTGGGGGCTATCAACTCGGTGGCTTTCCATCACCATGGCGGGAGTGGAATGACAAATACCGGGATACTGTAAGGCGTTTTTGGCGTGGTGATGCGGGTACTTTGTCTGAGTTGGCAAAGCGGGTACATGGATCGCACGAACTATTTGAGCACAATCAGCGTGGACCCCTTAACTCAGTGAATTTCCTGACTAGCCATGATGGATTTACGCTTGCTGATTGGGTGACCTATGAGCAAAAACACAATTTTGCCAATGGAGAAGATAATCGTGATGGCCACAGTGAAAACATCTCATTTAATTGTGGTGTAGAAGGTGAAACGGAACATGAGCACATTCTCTCTTTAAGGCTTCAGATCCAAAAAAGCGCGCTAATAACGTTGATGATGTCCAAAGGCGTGCCAATGTTGGCAGCTGGAAGCGAAATTCTTCACTCACAACAGGGTAATAACAACGCCTATTGTCAGGATAATGAAATTAATTGGCTGGACTGGCCTGCGAGTATCGTTGCACGCTTGACTGAAAACAAAAGGTCGACTGATTGGTGTGCAAAGGATGATGCTGGTGTGTTATGCGAATTAATGTCTCGGCTTCAGAAATTAAGGTGTGATTACGCCATATTCCATCATCCATTTTATATTCATACCAAAGATGAGCGCTTCAATATTAGCTGGTTTAATAAAAATGCAATGCCTATGACAGAAGGTGACTGGCATGACAGCCACAATAAAACGCTTATCTATATGCTGACAGATACGCTTAGAAAACAAAATTTGTTAGTAATACTGCACGCCGGAAACGACGATCAGGAGGTCAAGCTACCGGCGCTTCCCGGAGCAATCTGGAAGTTGCTACTGAGTTCAGTACATCCCACTGAAATCACAGATAGAGGCCATCAGACCCAAACCCTGAGTGCACACAGTGCCTGGGTATACCAATCTCTTAATGAGGATCTCAAGAATGACTAAGAAAACGTCAAATGTGTGTGTTGTGAAGCATTGGCAGGAAGCCCCAAAGCTGGACGAAAGTACGCTAGCGGATGATCTAATGCGACATTTTTACTATACCCTTGGGCGCGACAAAGTTGGAGATTCAAAGCACTACTTATTTCAGGCGCTGGCGTTGACAGTCAGAGATCGGCTGGTGGCGAGGTGCAGGGCAACTAACCAATACCTCGCAGATAATAAATGTAAGCGAGCAGCCTATTTGTCCCTGGAGTTTTTAATGGGACGGGCACTGGGGAACGCAGTACTCAGTCTGGACCTTGAAAAGCAAACTCGTGATGCACTTAAAGAATACTGTACTGAACTTGAGTGCGTTGAACAGGCCGAGCACGACGCTGGTCTGGGAAACGGGGGCCTGGGTCGGCTGGCTGCATGTTTTTTGGATAGCTGCGCAACGCTTGCATTGCCTGTGATTGGTTACGGGATCCGTTACGAATATGGGATGTTCAATCAGTCGCTGGATCAAGGGTTTCAGGTAGAACATCCGGACAACTGGCTACGTGAGGGGCATCCCTGGGAAATGCCGGCACCGGAGCAATCCCGAGTGATTAAGTTTTTTGGTCATGTTGAAGCCCATCAGGATAAACAAGGTCGCTCTCATCGTATCTGGGTGAACACTCAGGATGTACTGGCAGTGCCATATGATGTGCCGATACCAGGCTACCGAAATGGTGTAGTGAATACACTAAGGCTCTGGAAATCAGAGGCCACGGATGAGTTTAACCTTAAAGAGTTTAATGCCGGAAGTTACTCCGAAGCTGTTGCCAAAAAGAATTTGGCAGAGCAGATCACTATGGTGCTATATCCAAATGATAGTAGTGAAAATGGTAAGGAACTCAGGCTTCGCCAGCAATACTTCCTCTCCAGCGCCAGCTTGCAGGACATACTGCATCAGTGGGTGGAACAACATGGCGATGATTTCAGTGAATTTGCCGATTTGCATGTTTTCCAGCTTAACGATACACACCCAAGTATCGCAGTCGCTGAGCTGATGCGACTACTGGTCGATGAGCATGAACTGGAGTGGGATGTTGCCTGGTCGATCACCACCTCAACTATGGCGTATACCAACCATACATTACTTCCAGAGGCGCTCGAAAAGTGGTCGGTCGCCTTGTTTTCACGCCTGCTACCGAGGTTACTTGAGATTATTTATGAAATTAATGCGCGTTTCTTATCCGAAGTCGCACTTATGTGGCCTGGGGACATGGAAAAACAGCGTGCATTATCTTTGATAGAAGAGGGAGAGCATCCTCAGATCCGCATGGCTTATCTGGCGATAGTGGGTAGTTACTCGGTAAACGGGGTTGCTGCACTGCACACTGAATTACTAAAATCAGGGCTCTTCCATGACTTTTATCAGCTTTGGCCTGCTAAATTTAATAATAAAACTAACGGCGTAACACCTAGGCGCTGGCTGGCGTATTGTAATCCGGCGCTGGCTAAATTGATTACCAGTAAAATTGGAGAACAGTGGCAAGCTGATTTTGCTGAAATCAAGACTTTGCGACGCTATTACGATGACAGGGCTTTTCAGACGAAATGGCAGTCCGTTAAGGAAGGCAATAAGCGTAAGTTAGCACAACTCGTTAAAGCGCGATGTGGCGTTGAGTTTGATGCCAAGATGATGTTCGATGTTCAGGTTAAACGGATCCACGAATACAAGCGCCAGTTATTAAACATACTTCACGTCATTTCTTTGTATGACCGCATTCGTCGCGGTGATACGCAGAACATGGTGCCGCGGTGTGTGCTTTTTGGCGGAAAGGCAGCCCCCGGTTACGCTATGGCCAAACAAGTAATTAAGCTCATTAATAATGTCGCTAATGTCGTCAATAAAGACGAACAGGCTAATCCATTGCTCAGAGTAGCGTTCTTCCCAAATTATAATGTCACAGCGATGGAGACAATCTGCGCAGCCACCGATCTGTCAGAGCAGATATCCACAGCAGGGAAGGAAGCGTCAGGAACCGGCAATATGAAGTTCATGATGAACGGCGCGCTGACCATAGGCACCCTGGATGGCGCAAATATCGAAATCAGAGAACAGGTTGGAGCAGACAACTTCTTCCTGTTTGGTGCCACTGCTCAACAGGCAGAAGAGGTTCGTCAGCACTATGACCCGAATGCCATTATTCAGTCCAGCCAGGCTTTAAACAATACGATGACTTTGTTGGAAAGTGGTCATTTTAACTTATTTGAGCCCGGCATTTTTAACGACATCATCGCCTCAATACGCAGTCCAAACGATCCCTGGCTGGTTGCGCACGATTTTGATAGCTATCTTGAAGCTCAGCAACGTGCCGCTGAAACCTATCAGGACCAGTCGCAGTGGCTGCGAATGAGCATACTTAATACGGCCGCTAGTGGCAGCTTTTCTAGCGATCGAACTATTCAACAATATTGTGACGATATTTGGCGCTTAACCCCAATGCAGTAGATCGTAGATAGACTTTTAATGGAGATAATGAATGCCCAGTTATGCAAACCGATATATTAGTAACCTGACCAGAGAAACCTATGCACTGATACTGGCAGGTGGTCGTGGTAGCAGGCTGCACGAGCTGACCGACTGGAGAGCTAAGCCCGCAGTGTATTTTGGAGGCAAACACAGAATAATAGACTTTCCGTTATCAAATTGTATTAACTCGGGTATCCGCCGAGTCGGTATAGCTACACAATACAAATCTCATTCCTTAATCAGACATGTGAATCGTGCCTGGGGCCATTTTAAGAAAGAGCTTGGCGAATCGGTGGAAATTTTGCCTGCGTCTCAGCGTTACGGTGATGAATGGTACTGTGGTACGGCGGATGCCGTATTCCAGAATATGGATATTATTCGTCATGAACTCCCTAAGTACGTCATGATTTTATCCGGTGACCATGTTTACCGCATGGACTATGGCGCGCTGCTAGCCAAACACGTGGAAACCGGCGCAGATATGACGGTTTGCTGTATCGAAGTGCCCTGTGAGGATGCTGCTAATACATTTGGCGTGATGACGGTGGATGAAAACAAGCGAGTCAGACGCTTTGACGAAAAACCAGCTGAACCAAGCGAAATTCCGGGTAAACCCGGTTTATGCCTTGCGTCGATGGGGAACTATGTTTTTAATACCGAGTTTCTTTTTGAACAGCTAAAAGAAGATGCTGAGCGTGAAGGCTCTGGTCGTGATTTTGGCCATGATATCATCCCTGCAATCATTGAAGAGCATAATGTATTTGCGTTTCCATTTCGTGATCCCAGTCACCCTGGTCAGCCCTATTGGCGCGATGTTGGGACAATAGATTCATTCTGGAAGCAAATATGGAGTTAGTGTCACCTCAGCCTCAACTCGATCTGTACGATCCGAGCTGGCCAATCTGGACCTATCAAGAGCAGTTACCACCGGCGAAGTTCATATTTGACGATGACGAGCGTCGCGGTATGGCGGTAGATTCCACCGTATCTGGCGGCTGTATTATCTCAGGCTCCAGAGTGCGCAAATCTTTGTTGTTCTCAAATGTGCATGTTCATTCATACTGTGAGATTGAAGGGCGGTTGTGTTGCCTGGTGTGGTAATAGAGCGAGGCTGTCGGATAAAAAATGCGATTATAGACAGGAGCTGCCATATCCCGGAAGGTATGGTTATTGGGTATGACAAAGCACAGGACGAAAGAAACGGTTTCAGAGTTTCTAAAAAAGGCATCGTGTTGGTGACTCGTGATATGCTAACCGCATTAGAAAAACAACAGCGGCTGTTAGCAGGGCAAGCCCAGGAAACAGCATAAAAAAGGACAAGCATGCACGTAGTTATGGTGGCAGCGGAGAATGACCGTCTGCCAAATTGTAAAGTAGGGGAGTTGCGGATGTGATCCGCGACATTCCTTATGCACTGGCAACACAGCAAGTGCGTTGTTCCGTTATTGTGCCTGATTACGGTCAGTATGCACTAAACCGCTCATTTGTGGCAGACATCGCCGTACCCTTTAAACAGCACCTGGAGACTGCTACTTTATGGCGGGTAGCCAGTGACGCTGATGTGGATCAATATGTTGTTTCACACTCTTTGTTCTCACAGCATAATGGCGCGATTTATTGTAATGATGGTGATCAGCCGTTTGCGACTGATGCCAATAAGTTTGCACTGTTTTGTGCTGCGGTGAGTGAGCTGCTTGAGCATTCTGTGATTGGCCCTGTCGATGTGCTCCATTTACATGACTGGCACGCAGCAGTTGTCGCTGTGCTAAAAACCTTTAGTCCGCGGTTTGTAAATCTGAAACAGATTAAAACGGTTTACACAGTGCACAACCTTGCCCTTCAGGGGATCCGACCTTTCAAACATGACGATTCCAGCCTCGAATCCTGGTTCCCGACGTTAAGTTATGACGGTAGTCAGATTTGTGACCATGTATATCCTCACTGCTTTAACCCGATGAGGGCTGCGATTAGTCTCTCTGACAAAGTCCATCTCGTTTCGCCTACATATTGTCAGGAGGTGCAGCTAAGTAGTGACCATGAAAGGGGATTCTTTGGTGGAGAAGGATTAGAGCATGACATGCAGGCCGCGTATCGGACTGGGAGGTTGGCTGGCATTCTAAATGGGTGTACTTATGATACATCATCAGGCGAAACCAATGATATCTCTTTGCATCAATACTGTGATCTGGCAGAGCAAGCGCTGTTTGTGTGGATGGCAAACGGAGGCACGCTTAAACCAGCCCATTATATTGCGCATCAGAGAGTCATTCAGTGGCGCCAGCAGTCAGTATTTCGCAGACCGCTCATTACCAGCGTCGGGCGACTGACGGATCAGAAAGCTTTATTGCTGAGACAACCAAAAGATGGCCGCCTGATCCTCGATCATGTTGCAGCTTTGATTAACGAGTATGGCGGCGTACTGGTTATTTTAGGCTCAGGTGATCCGCATTTGGAATACCTGTTTACTCAGGCGATGGCTCGTAATGAGAATATGCTTTATTTACAAGGGTATGGACAAGACTTGGGAGACCACCTTTACACACTCGGTGACTTATTCCTGATGCCCAGCTCATTTGAGCCTTGTGGAATTAGTCAAATGTTGGCTATGCGTGCGGGTCAGCCTTGTCTGGCGCACCAGGTTGGCGGTTTAAGAGATACCATAATACATGAAGAGACAGGGTTCTTGTTTGGTGGCGATAATTTATCAGAGCAAGCAGAACAGTTACTGGAACGCTTAGGGCAAGCGCTTGAAGTACATAGAAATAACCCACAGAAGTATCTTGAGATCAAAGCGAATGCAGGTGCACAACGTTTCAGCTGGGATACCATTGCAAGCCAGTATATAAAGAAATTGTATGAGTAGGCGTTTGCCTGCCCGCTCAGCTATCGACTATTCTAATACATTAATGTTTTAGTTTGATTTTTTTTCTAATGAAATGGGGTTAAAATATTCCCCAATAGAACAAGCTAATAAAACAAAAGTGCTATTAATTGAGCAGTAGATAGCTGGGAGCAATGATTTGAAAGTGTTTGTGGCAAGGCAGGCCATCTTTAATAGAAAGAAACAGGTGGTTGCGTACGAATTGCTGTTTCGAGATGGTAAACAAAATTGCTTCCCCAACATTGCTGATGATGCCGCAACAGCCAGGCTGATTATGGATAATCAGCTTAATCTGGGTACACGTTATTTGACGTCGGGCAAGAAGGCGCTTATCAATATAGGCGAGGAGTCACTCAATCAGGAACTTGCACATTTCTTACCGAGCAGTGATGTGATCCTCGAGTTACTTGAAACAATTCCCCCGACTAAGGACAATTATGAAAGAGTGAGACAATTGTTTCACAATAACTATCGGTTGGCATTAGATGACTTTACTTACTCAAAAGACTGGGAACCTTTTCTAAAGCTTGTCAGATTAATAAAGTTTGACTTACTTGAAAGCCCGCTGGATACAATAGCCCCGCTGGTAGAGCAGTTAAAGCAGCGCAAAAACCTCAAATTACTTGCCGAAAAAGTCGAGACCGAAGAGGAATTTGTGCAAGCGAAAAAGATGGGGTTCACGTTCTTCCAGGGTTATTTCTTTGCAAAACCAACCATGATATCTCAGCAGGACATAGAAATTAATTATGCTATTGTTATGCTGATTTACGCCGAAGTGTTAAAGCCCCATATGAATTTGGGACGGATATCAGAGCTGTTTGCTCAGGACACGGCATTAGCTTACAAATTGTTGCGCCTGATAAACTCTGGTGTCTTTCCGATAAAAAGCCGTATCGAATCTCTGAAACAAGCCCTTGTTTATCTGGGCAACGAGCGGGTGCTTAAGTTTGTAAACCTTATCATGACAGCACACGTTGCCACGAACAAACCAACTGAACTGACCCGCCTGAGTATTGTCCGTTCACGCTTTTGTGAGTTGATTGCCCAGCAAATTGCCCCGGGTATTGCCAGTATGAGCTTTCTGACAGGCTTATTTTCATTGCTTGATGCAATCTTGGACAAACCAATGGAGTTGTTGGTGGGGCGCTTGCCATTTCCAGAAATCATTCATGATGCACTGCTAGGCAAATCAAACACGCTATATTACATTTTGAATGTCGTTAAGGCCTATGAAAGTGGCAGTTGGTGGGCATTACAAGAAGCTTGTGCATTGCTTAATATGCCAGACGAAAGCTTGCCCGAGTTTCATGCGTCGGCCGTTACCTGGGCTGATATGTATCGTGATCATGTGTATTAATGTCAAGAAACCGATTTATTGACAGTGTACGGGGATTTGCCTTACTTGGTTTGAGTCTGACTAACCTGTTTTTTATGGCCAATTTTTCGTACGGCTATATTCCACCCGTAGACAAAGATCTATTAGAACAGGGATTGTCTTTTTTGGCAACGGTAATGGCTGATGGTCGATTTCGAACATTGTTTTGTCTGGTGTTTGGTGCGGCTTTAATGATCCAATACAAGCAACATAAGCAGAGCGCTCATTGCCTTTTCCATATAAAAACCAGGTTATGCGTGCTCGCTGTGTTTGGTATCTTGCATGGGTATTTGCTTTGGCCCGGAGATATTTTGCTAAACTATGCGTTGTCAGGTTTACTCGCACTGATGTGGTTGGACTCAAAACATAGACTGTATGCAGCTGGCTTATTGACCGTTTTGCCCGTGGGTTTATTGGTTGTGCTCAGTTACCTTGTGCGCGAACCCGCCATAGATCGTGCAAGCGTAGAGTATGCCCTCATGATGGATTCCTTACCACTGAACTACAACGAGTTGCTAAGTCAGAATATGA from the Pseudoalteromonas sp. R3 genome contains:
- a CDS encoding HDOD domain-containing protein; protein product: MKVFVARQAIFNRKKQVVAYELLFRDGKQNCFPNIADDAATARLIMDNQLNLGTRYLTSGKKALINIGEESLNQELAHFLPSSDVILELLETIPPTKDNYERVRQLFHNNYRLALDDFTYSKDWEPFLKLVRLIKFDLLESPLDTIAPLVEQLKQRKNLKLLAEKVETEEEFVQAKKMGFTFFQGYFFAKPTMISQQDIEINYAIVMLIYAEVLKPHMNLGRISELFAQDTALAYKLLRLINSGVFPIKSRIESLKQALVYLGNERVLKFVNLIMTAHVATNKPTELTRLSIVRSRFCELIAQQIAPGIASMSFLTGLFSLLDAILDKPMELLVGRLPFPEIIHDALLGKSNTLYYILNVVKAYESGSWWALQEACALLNMPDESLPEFHASAVTWADMYRDHVY
- a CDS encoding glycogen/starch/alpha-glucan phosphorylase, with amino-acid sequence MTKKTSNVCVVKHWQEAPKLDESTLADDLMRHFYYTLGRDKVGDSKHYLFQALALTVRDRLVARCRATNQYLADNKCKRAAYLSLEFLMGRALGNAVLSLDLEKQTRDALKEYCTELECVEQAEHDAGLGNGGLGRLAACFLDSCATLALPVIGYGIRYEYGMFNQSLDQGFQVEHPDNWLREGHPWEMPAPEQSRVIKFFGHVEAHQDKQGRSHRIWVNTQDVLAVPYDVPIPGYRNGVVNTLRLWKSEATDEFNLKEFNAGSYSEAVAKKNLAEQITMVLYPNDSSENGKELRLRQQYFLSSASLQDILHQWVEQHGDDFSEFADLHVFQLNDTHPSIAVAELMRLLVDEHELEWDVAWSITTSTMAYTNHTLLPEALEKWSVALFSRLLPRLLEIIYEINARFLSEVALMWPGDMEKQRALSLIEEGEHPQIRMAYLAIVGSYSVNGVAALHTELLKSGLFHDFYQLWPAKFNNKTNGVTPRRWLAYCNPALAKLITSKIGEQWQADFAEIKTLRRYYDDRAFQTKWQSVKEGNKRKLAQLVKARCGVEFDAKMMFDVQVKRIHEYKRQLLNILHVISLYDRIRRGDTQNMVPRCVLFGGKAAPGYAMAKQVIKLINNVANVVNKDEQANPLLRVAFFPNYNVTAMETICAATDLSEQISTAGKEASGTGNMKFMMNGALTIGTLDGANIEIREQVGADNFFLFGATAQQAEEVRQHYDPNAIIQSSQALNNTMTLLESGHFNLFEPGIFNDIIASIRSPNDPWLVAHDFDSYLEAQQRAAETYQDQSQWLRMSILNTAASGSFSSDRTIQQYCDDIWRLTPMQ
- a CDS encoding DUF418 domain-containing protein, translated to MSRNRFIDSVRGFALLGLSLTNLFFMANFSYGYIPPVDKDLLEQGLSFLATVMADGRFRTLFCLVFGAALMIQYKQHKQSAHCLFHIKTRLCVLAVFGILHGYLLWPGDILLNYALSGLLALMWLDSKHRLYAAGLLTVLPVGLLVVLSYLVREPAIDRASVEYALMMDSLPLNYNELLSQNMSNFTMMILLIPIATLWNTLGLMLLGMELYERGWFTQSIPSCGKWLWTAWWVSFSVSLLLWLIKESVMGLVLETVNWLAAIPMALCYLVLIQAISRSTPTLSGVLAIVGRYSLTLYLTQTVIGIGFFHFVFPDTRLSFTRIDYFLFFLNLTLGQVILAILLNRAEKPGPAEYILRRCVGYLGRT